Genomic window (Rosa chinensis cultivar Old Blush chromosome 6, RchiOBHm-V2, whole genome shotgun sequence):
ACTCAACATCATACAGATGGATTAGTCTCAGTTGTGCACAATTGTTCTTAGATTTGGATTCAAGGGGCAATTGAACATGACTTGAATCAACCGACCACCTAAATAGTATTGTGGAGGAAATAGTGACTATTTACTAGTCCACTAGTTACTGAGTTACTGGGGAGCAAGTACAACAGATAGTCAGTCTTTGACCAAATtttgaaagtaaaaaaaaaaaaaggcaagtACAGTTGATGGTCTTAATTACTAAATCGAGCCTTACTTTGTTATTGGATCCGGTCAGTCTCCTCCACAAAACTATTGAAAAACATGGACACTCTTCACTCTGAGACAACCCCTCTTCTGCCTTCTCCTCCCAACTCAACGCTTTGACTCCTACTGCTTGCTGTCCTCAGgtactttcttcttcctcctcctcaagatttacTATTTCCAATACTGGGTTTTTCTTATAGATGAATAAAGATGCGTTTTTTGGTCTCTCTGATTGATAATATCTGATGTATTTGCTTCATCGGGTTTGCTTCGGCCTTTACTTTGGTACCCAGTTAGGATTTTCATGCCAAGTTCACTTTTTTTGGATTGTGTTTCTTAGAAAAGATTGTATCTTTCTTTTGAGGAAAGAAATGGATTCTTCCCTTCTCCTTTGTAACTGTGAATCTCTGTTCCTTTTGTCTTCTGAAATTAGTGAGGTGTTCTATACACAAGTTGAGGAAACTTACATGAATTTCTTTATGAATGTGAATATCAATTCTAGAATGGACGTTAAGTTGAAGACACTGTGAATTTGGTATATCTTTTTACAGTGTTTGCTGTTAGAAGTTATAATTCAGTCTTGTAGGTCtatagaaaaattaagaaactTTGATTTGTAGTCTAGAGCTTCATTTTACAATGGGATTGACTCAGTTGCTTCTTAAGTTTATCATTTACCGTTCCGATTATGGGTGAGTTTCTCACACTTGTATGTATATAGGGAGAAGTCAAGATTTGGATAGGGTACTGGTAGGGGAAGTAGTACATCATGTTGAAGAAGCCGCCAAGTAGGAACCAGAGAACCAAAGGAATCAGGGTGAAGCATATATTGCAGATTGCATTGCTGCTTGGGGTATGCTTTTGGTTGATTTATCAGCTCAAGCATTCCTATGATAAGAAGGCAGCACTGGCTGAGAATGATCGAAAAACCTCGATCAGAACCCAAACGGAAAGTGAGCTTCTGAAACTTGGGAGGAAAGACCTTCCAAACTTGGATGTGACAGCACATGTGAAACGAGATGAAGATGAGGAGGAAGAAGCTctaagagaggaagaagagaaacaTGAGGTAGAAGATGAGAAACATGAAGCAGAAGAGCGAGAAGAAGAGGATCCGAAGCATGAGGTAGAAGAGATCGAAGAAGAGGGTCAGAAGCATGAGGGAGAAGAgcaagaggaggaggaaaacAAGAATGAAGATCCcgaagatgaaggaaaaggagcAGGAGATGAAGAGATAGATGAAAATGATTTGGAGACAAAAGAAGGGGGAGATTATCGTAATGAGAACCTTGTAgatgaagagaaagaaagagaagatggGGGTGATGAGAAGGATGGTGACAGGAATGAggatgaagaaagagaagaccGAGAAGAAAATGAGAATTCATCGGATGATCAAGATAATGAAGGAGGTGATACGAATGCTCATGAGGCACGAGAGGAACATTATAAGGGGGATGATGCTTCTAGTGCAGTGACCCATGATACCCAAGTTATAAGCACTGAAACTGAGAAAGAAAGTTCAAATGAAACCTCTGAAAccagtgaagatgaagatggaaaCCAACACAATACGAGATTGGTGCATGGTGCAACATCTGAAAATGGCACTTCAAGTGTACCTGCAAGTGAAGAGAAACTTGAAGGGAATTCGTCCACTCCTGTTGCAAACTCACTTTTAGATGCAAATGTGAAAATACAATCTAGTGAACCGCCAGAAGCAGAAAATAACTCAACAATTGTGAGTTCAGAAGTAAGCAACAACTTAGCTGAAGTCAACCAAGAAACTAGTCCGCAGAATAAAACTGAAACTATATCTGAGTCAGCTCAGTCTCAGAATGCAGCAGTGGATGGTATGGTTACTAGAGAGGGCAGCACAGGACAAACTGTGGTCGTGGAACAGACTAATAACACAATATCTGTGAATGATCAATTGGATTCTAATGCAACAGTTTCTAGTCGTAAGGTAGAGACTAATGTGTCAGAAAAGACCTTAATATCTGATGGTACAGCTGCAGTGGAGGATAGCTCCAGATCTTCAACAATAAAGGAGAGTACGGATGCCACTGAGAATGAAGAGTCGGTGAATGACGATGCCACTATGAATGATGAGTCAAATGATCAAGATGCTACTAGGACTGAAGAATCAAATGATACAAGTGAAGATGGTAGGGAAGGTGAAGGTTCAGACTCCACAAATAGGACGGAGGATGCAGTTCAGGATGACCCCATTGATTCTTCTGATTCGCATATTTCCGAAGATGAGAAAGAGGCTCGGACAGATTTAGATACATTGCCAGAAATACAAACAGAGGGAGATGAGAATGGAGAGGCTGCAGCAGAATGATGATGATGGTCCATGGGTTCTTCTGGTACATTCCCATATTTCATGCTTGCCTTTGTTCTTGATATGCAAGGAGGGATGAAATCCCCCATGCAGTAAGGTTTagtgtttgtgaatttgttAATGGCTAGAAAATCAACACAGCAGGTAAAATGCAGGCTAGTTTATATCATCAGCAGCTTTAATCTGTAAAACTAGTTTACAGTTTCCACTGTATTAACTTTCTTTTCATTAATTCATTCCTTTCCTGTGGTTTTTGCTTGGAAATGTTGGCTTTTGGGATTCCCTCCAGCCTATCCCCAGTCCATTTCTTCCCAGGTTTGCTTCCAAAATGTCTTGACAACTGAATTGATTGGAATGCACGTCAAAAGTTGTGATGTCATATGACTTGGAAATTGAAGCACAAATGATGATTAATATACTATAGTTTGGTGGTAGAATGGTTatagctttgttttttttttttggttacaaaggAGGCCTAAAAGGCctgaaacaaaaggaaaaacagaaaattaaccCTCAGGCCCTGTTCTAACTCTCCTAGCTCTTGGGAGATTGCAAAGATCATCAGTGAAAGCACTAGCAACATGAGGGGGAGGGGTGTCAAAAATCACAATACCATAGTCATGGCTGAGACTTCCCTTAGCAAGAGCATCAGCAGTATTGTTGCATTCCCTAAAAATATGCCGTATCCTAACGTCTTCAAAACCATTGATTAGATGTCTACAACTGTTGATAATGTTGCCTAAAGGATGAGATATAGGGcaaccatcaatcaacaacttaaCAAAGATAGCCGAGTCAGATTCTACTTCAAGCTTTCTGATATTCAGGTCAGAAGCAAGTTTCAACCCAGAAAGCAACCCCCTAGCTTCAGCATTGATGATTTGGCCAACCCCCAAGTTTATGCTGAAGCCAGACAACCAATCTCCATTGTGATCTCTAATTACCCCACCAGCTCCAATAAACCCAGATTGGTTGGATCTGGTGCCATCCACATTAAGTTTCATAAATCCGATTGGAGgtttcaaccaagaaaggaTATTAAGACAATAACTATCTAACCTGGAGAGTTGAGCTTGAGCATTCATCCATTCATTTGCTGCATTAACGATGAGTTGAGTAGCATTGGTAGGCAGCTGGAAATTATCCTCAGAAACTACCTTATTTCTCCACTTCCATAAGTTCCAACAAGTGAAAACAAAGATAATGCACCATCTTAAATTCTCAGTGTAGAAGATAAGGCAATGAAGATTTGCAGCAAGCCATCCAAGCCAATCCAATTGAAAAGCATTTCTGATAGTGGTAGGCCAATTGAGAGACTCCCATATGGTGATAGCTTTAGGGCAGTCCCTAAATAGATGCAGAAGAGTTTCTTGGCTCCTTGTACAAGCATGACACTTATCATTTTCAGTAAACCCTCTTATGACACAAGTGAATCATCTGTTTTATTTAAAACGGGGTGCAACTGATAATTGTTTAAATGTTACATATTCCAAAGCATTCCCTACATATGTTCCTTCTGTTAAAACCTTGTTTGTTAAgcacttcactttcacctctAGTGCTTTCTAGGTTTATGAAAGGGTATGCCTAGACAGATTCACTCTCGTCCATAGTCGCTATCCTCACGATTCGAAACCCTCGACAGATTCACAAGGTAAAGCCTAAGGATTGATTGAGTGGAGGGTATTTATACTGGTGTGGTACTGATGTATAGCCATATAGGTTTCAAACATAAACACCAACAGCGCTGACAACCATGGCTTCCATTTCTTTAATTCACACTTAAGCTTTTCCAGCATATATATCCAATTTCATTTTTAACCGCCTTTCTGTTTTCTGGCTTGGAGTTGCCTAACATCCGACCTGGGTAACACTAGCTGCCGCGTCCGACCTCTAGTGATTGTTTTCTTTCACTATTCTAATGCCATTTTGATCAACTTTCACACAGCAGTTCTAGATATCTTCGTTCTGTATGTTTTATGAACTGTCTGCGAAATAGAATGCATGTGAAGCCTAATACAGGCACAGGAACTTGGTACCAACTTCCCAAGTTAGGAACCAACTATAGAATAAAAGGCAAATTCTAACTCTTAAAGTTGCAGAAAATTTCTTTCTTGAACCTTGGCTTTTTTAACTTCAAGTTAAACCTTTCGTACGACTCATACTTGGAGAGGCTATAACCATTATGAGATCATTTCTCGTTGGAGGAGATCTAAATGAATTCAGTTTCACATAAAAGTTAATCAGGCAAACATTTCAAACTGTGAAACAAGCTTTTTGACAATAGTAAGTTGCATCTGATATCATGGCAGAAATTTGGAGTGATGCTATTATTTGTGACGCTATGATTTGCTTACTGAAGCCGTGAAGGGGAACATCAAGAATTCTTCACGTTGGCAACTACAGCAACTGAAAATTCAAACTTTAATACAATCTTGTTTCtctaattttcttaatttaaaaACTCCGACAGTCACTCGAGAATTTCCATCTCTGTAAGGTCTAGAGTTAGACTTCTAAGTTCTAACCGTTACAGCCAATCTCAGTGTAGCAGATGGGTATCAAAAATTAAAGCTACAGTTACTGAGAACAAAGCATGATTGAAAAAGGGGATTAATCAACAAATGTGGAGAAAGCTGAGGCAGTAATCAAACACTTTATTCTGATTTCACCGCAGCTTGAGCTTGATGTGAATTCCACTGCAACAACATCCATATAATCGATGTGCCTGAATAAGAATCACAAGAGAATTCTATTACTACAAACAGTTACTgtaagaaaaatatttttttatactaTCTTCCAAGCAATGACAAAGACTGGTGTTTGCATAAGACAATACATCAAGCCTTCAATAGTTGTTTCCAGGAAATCCAAACACCACATGTCATCAGATATTATAGCATACTATTCGTCATTATAGTTGTCAGACAGAATACATGTGAGCACATACTAATAGCATGTGAATGACTACTACTAGACACAATTATCAAATCAACATAAACCATATGTTTGCAAGATTAGAAAGGATATTTGGACTTTATTTCTTTCggaaaaacaaatatattggttttggcattagaaaacaaatcaagcATTAATTTGGTGTTTCCAGGAAATGCATACACCATTTCATAAAGTTTTGTAGCCGTTGAAAGACGGAATGCTATTGCATGTGAAGGACTACAGTCCCCAACTCTTTGTCTTTATTTCTTTCggaaaaacaaatatattggttttggcattagaaaacaaatcaagcATTAATTTGATGTTTCCAGGAAATGCATACACCATTTCATAAAGTTTTGTAGCTGTTGAAAGACGGAATGCTATTGCATGTGAAGGACTACAGTCCCCAACTCTGTCTTTATTTCTTTCggaaaaacaaatatattggttttggcattagaaaacaaatcaagcATTAATTTGGTGTTTCCAGGAAATGCATACACCATTTCATAAAGTTTTGTAGCTGTTGAAAGACGGAATGCTATTGCATGTGAAGGACTACAGTCCCCAACTCTTTGTCAATTAAATAAGCATGCAGAATTCTAGTCTTACCATCTCTTAAAAAAATGCCACATACTGGCATAGCAAAATTTTGATATCTGAATTACATTGTTTTGGAAGATGATATGTACTCCagttctttttctattttgtatTCTGATGAGCACCAACATGCTTAAACCTATCACGCTGATTACAACTATGCCTGCAGCCTGGAATTTAGTATAATTTATTCTTGTACCATACTGTCAACAACCATATTCATTTCCTTTGAAACATGCATTTTATGACATGGATCAGACTGTAGAATAGTTTTCAATATTTGAAACAAAAGTTCTGTTATTAAAATCAGGACTGGAAGGATGCCAGTAATAATGACCATAAACTAAGGTCGAGCAAATTGATACCTGCAAAAAAGCCGACAGTTGATAGATTTGCAATGGCCATGGTGTGGTAGATTAGGTACTCGGTCAAGAAATGACCAAGGGCATAGATGAATGATAGGAAGGTAACTAGGTAGAGTGGCTTGTTGTCAAGGTTAAAGGCACAAAGATAGCAGAGCGTGCAAGTAAGGAGAGTCCAGACACCAAATGTCCTTCCATGAACTTCAGTCACTGCGGAAACAGGAGTCACAAATGCAAAACATGAAATTAGGAAACAgtaaaactaaaaaaacaaaaacagtaaTCTAGTTCTACATTCTTTTGGAGAGGCATACTGTCATAGTCTTGAGAACAAAACAAGAACTACAAAAAGGTTAAAAAATGATCAAGCTTTCAGAAACGAACAGTTACTGGTAAAGTATGGCATACCTATACAAGCAAGTACTAAAGTTCTAAATTTTGAAGTGTAAAGTTCTACATCTTTCtggtgttttgggttttgcCAAGCACAAGTTGTATTCGAACAATAGCTAGTAGGATAGCATAGTAAGCAAGTTTTTGGTTACTTTAAACTGAATTTGACACTGAACACAGTAACAGTATCTCGTATTCTAGTGTACGCAAGCGCACCGCTCTTGATCTGAGGCACTAAACACATCCGAAGATGTCTTACACAGTTAGAACATCCATACAAGTAAACCATGTTTAGTTAATTCACATTTAGATGCAATAAGAAAAACAAGTCTAACTCTTTTGGATCTAAATATGGACAAATCCAAACAATCATATACTGAACTTCCTTGCCTTCCTTACATGATTAAGAATTCAACACCCCATGTACCTATCCTACCAAATCCCACAATCAACAACCAGCATAACACAAAAAACCAAAATGGGTTTGATTAAATATCGAAACTTTAGAACAGTACATCTAATTTTGACTCCAGCAACTAAAAAAGGATCGAACTTCATCAACACAAGTTGATTGATAATAGAGTAAAAGTGGAAGAGGGGAGGGAGGTGTACTTGGGGATTTGGAGAAGACAGCAAGACGGAGAGCCCATATGTTGAAGAAGCCGAACCAAACAGAGACAAGCCTAAGTGAACCCACCAGCATTAGCCACCAACTCAACGCCTTCATCTTCACTCGTCAACTTCCAAAGCTAAACAGCGGAGCTAACGAGTCCTATAATCTACAGCTTTTTTTATAGTCTGGACTGAACCCGCGAGTCAGCCTTGGGTGTAAACAAGACGGCGATGATCTGTAACCCGATCCAACCTCATCGATGGGTTTGGTTCGATAGAGCCTTTGGGCCTAGGTGGGTAATTCTTGTTAGCATGCACTATGACTCttattatgtgattttgtatATTGTGTCCAATACTAGTCGAGTATAATTTCACTATTTTATCTGTTGTGTCAAATGATTCAACACTAATATAAACTGCAATAGTTGTGATTGGATTGACACGTTCATTTCACAACGAGATAAGGTATCCAGGAAATTTGAAAAAATTTCTTAAACGCTATGACAGTATAAGTGAGAGTATTGATAATTCTAGTTAAAACATCAACAGTTTTATTTAAAGCATCAATAAGTTTGGTACAAAGCATTGATTCCCACTTATGCTTTTGGAATAACATCACAATAGCTATTTAGTACTTAGTAGCGATAAGATATTTTGGTGCAAATTGGTTAAATTTCAATCTTAtgccaaaaatatatatttgcttgattttcataTGTAATAAGGTTCTTCAAAAGAATCCGAGACATTTGGAAGATGCTTAAACGGTCATCTATTCGAAAAGTATAAATACGTTTTAACTTAAGGCAATTAATTAGTACTTTTAGtacaaagcatatatatatggaaaaacATTGATCTTTAAGTATATTACCTTACTGGTTTTCTTGACAATGAAGTGTTGTATGTCACTTTACAACAGTCTTTTTGCACCCTATTTTTTTATTGGCCAAACTTTTGGAGGGAGAGCAAAGTAGCATATATTCCCCAAAAACTTTGGCTCTCATTAATGGATGTGTAATtcgtccaaaaacaaaaatataatggAAGTGTAAAGCTTGATTTTATCTTCTCTTTGAAATGAAGAATTGTTACTTTTAGTGAAACAAATTTGTGCTTTATAGGATAGGAGGGGAGTGTAGAGGGGAGGTTGTGTCACTCCACTTTAAATACTTAAAGCGGATTGCAAGTGTTAAGATGCAAGATCAGTTTCTTTAGAAAAAAGTCTTACTATTTTTTGTGAAGATGATTATTACTTTTAGTTAAAGCCTAATTAAAGATACATATACACTTTTGACAGGGAATAGAATATTTCACTAATCTCATAGCTAGAACGGCACATATAATAGATTTCTATGTACTTGCACCGTAAATCAATAGTCAAATAGGTAAGGGTAAACCAGTAGCATCCACTAGTATAATGAAGCTCACTTATTCAAGTAAGCCTAttacacaaaattaaaattaagcGAGCATCCCCTCGCCAATGAACTCAATTGTGTTGCTCAAAGATCCTCTTTTACTAAGTAAAACAACACCACATAGAATGCAAGCTTAAGGAAAACATACAACATTAAGCAAATAGTTTCTCAATGCCCATTTTTACAGGGCAAGTAGACATAAGAAGAGAAACTAGTAGAGGTACCAATAGAAACCCCTCCTTCAAAGGAGCACATAGGCCAAAGTTAGAACAAGGCCCATAATAGACGCACATCCAAACCCACCAGCATTGTTGGAGAGCCTAACTAACTAAGGCCCAATAGCTAAATCTAGCAAGGAGAACTAGGTCGGAATCCTGAACAGGACCAGATTTGAGAGCCAGAACAAAAACCAACGTCGAACCTGCTATAGTCGCCGCCCTAAAACCTGGTCGTCGGTGTCCAAAAAGCCTTTTCTACCGTTGATGCCCATCTACACCACATCATATTCACTCTGCCAAGATTTGGAAATGACTCCAACCATCATGGATTCACCGATGCACCTCGATGCATGGTGTACataagctttttttttctttcttttttttgggaaatGGGGATCAATTAAGCTGCCCTAAAGCTAGCCCAAAGGGCTTAAATTAGTACCTACTAAAAAGTCTGATGGACATGCCCAAACAgacaataaagaaaagaaacttaATTTCCCACTGGGCTCAACAAGAGCCAGTATTAGGAAATTAACCCTTGTAAAACAACTGAAACAAAGGCCCAAAGAATAAGCCCAATCCAATACAGAAAACCTAGCTAATGCAGACCACCTCGCGCAGCCGACCACGAAGAGTCGCGATATGTGGCCGAAAGCATAACACCAAGTAGTTCCATGTTGTATATCTGATGCCAATCTAAGCCTAGAAcacaaatcatatgaatatCAACAACCCAAGGGATATAATCCCTCAAAACAACACCATACTCTCCACCATAGAGACCCATACCAAGAAAGCGTTGTGGCTGTCGAAGGAGGACCGAGAACCAGAACCATGGAGAATGGGGGGTGATGAACCCATGCGTGAGCACCCATACTCACCTTGGTAAGTGCCTTGCACTTTATCATCGCAGCCACCATAACTTTCATGGAGTTTGGGAGTGAAAACGGAAGAACTGTTTTGGGGTTGGGTAAACATTGATCTGGAAAGATGTGGGATTGATTgacagagaaaaagaaagaaaatgaaagatga
Coding sequences:
- the LOC112172877 gene encoding dentin sialophosphoprotein, producing the protein MLKKPPSRNQRTKGIRVKHILQIALLLGVCFWLIYQLKHSYDKKAALAENDRKTSIRTQTESELLKLGRKDLPNLDVTAHVKRDEDEEEEALREEEEKHEVEDEKHEAEEREEEDPKHEVEEIEEEGQKHEGEEQEEEENKNEDPEDEGKGAGDEEIDENDLETKEGGDYRNENLVDEEKEREDGGDEKDGDRNEDEEREDREENENSSDDQDNEGGDTNAHEAREEHYKGDDASSAVTHDTQVISTETEKESSNETSETSEDEDGNQHNTRLVHGATSENGTSSVPASEEKLEGNSSTPVANSLLDANVKIQSSEPPEAENNSTIVSSEVSNNLAEVNQETSPQNKTETISESAQSQNAAVDGMVTREGSTGQTVVVEQTNNTISVNDQLDSNATVSSRKVETNVSEKTLISDGTAAVEDSSRSSTIKESTDATENEESVNDDATMNDESNDQDATRTEESNDTSEDGREGEGSDSTNRTEDAVQDDPIDSSDSHISEDEKEARTDLDTLPEIQTEGDENGEAAAE
- the LOC112173323 gene encoding ergosterol biosynthetic protein 28 — its product is MKALSWWLMLVGSLRLVSVWFGFFNIWALRLAVFSKSPMTEVHGRTFGVWTLLTCTLCYLCAFNLDNKPLYLVTFLSFIYALGHFLTEYLIYHTMAIANLSTVGFFAGTSIIWMLLQWNSHQAQAAVKSE